Genomic window (Equus asinus isolate D_3611 breed Donkey chromosome 8, EquAss-T2T_v2, whole genome shotgun sequence):
cgcacccgggatctgaactggtgagccccgggccaccaaagtggaacttgcgcacttaaccgctgtgccaccaggccagcccctaaaacttcttataattattatattaccttctttacatttatttaaaaaatgttttattgtcaCTCTGGTTGTTGGGTTAGCAGAAGCTATAATAATTGCTCCCTCTCAGGTAGCTGTGCACTTATCTTAATTAAGTGACCAGTTTCCTCTGAAAATTCTTTTGTGTTGTTGCCTTCCTGAAGCCCAGACCCTGAATTCAGAATATTTAAACTGTCAAGCTGTCTTTTACTccaaaaaagtctttttttcccactAGGTAGCCACTACCCACTTGACCACTAGGTAGCACCAAAGGCTTAATCTTTCACCAGATAAAATGAAGGGGGCTAGAAGCAATTGGGTGCATTTGGcgtggtttatatttttaaaattaattctatacTATCAAAAAAGCTACTCTGTATATCAAACCAACAAAGTGGaaaaaactgacaaataaaaaacaGGAGCTCAACCTTTCCTTGATTAATTTTGTCCAGGTAAAAATATCATTAATGTATGTTTTAAAGACCGTATATGTTTCAGGAAGGGTAAAAGCACATTCATGTTCAAATTCCAGGTCTGGCACGGTGACTGTCAGTGCATTCATTTgaaaaaagattttgtttctgGGTTTAAAATGCCCTTGTCAACTGGTAGGAATCCTGATCTACACTTTACAGGATAGTTTAGAAGACCATGGAAAGTTGCCAACGTCCTCGCTGTCTAGAATATGTTCTTACCTTTGGAGTAATGACTAGTAAATCTTGGTGAACTAGTGATATATAGAAGATTCTACCTATCTATTCTGGTATTCTTGGTTATTATAATTGACTAAACAGAGCCATCTGCTCTTGTTATAAACAGacactttctgcttttctctcatGCTTGCCTGAAGGCCTCTGCTATAAGCTATCATCAAAAACCAGGTCTtctgagagaaaaacagaaaaggacaaTCTCAGTGGCTCAGTGGAAATGAGTCTACCAGGTATTCTGGTTCTTGATCTCGAAGAGAATATAACTAGGAGAACAAACTTACCACTTTCAGCTAACGTTGCCACCTATTGACCCCTGTCAGATGGTACCAGGGGACTTAAAAATTGGAATTGATAGGACTTTTTAGTATAGAAGCAGAAGAATTTATTAATGTAGTCTGCTGGCccaagatcaatgaaacaagaagTAAGACTGGACGAAACTGTTAACTAATTTAATATGATGATTTGTTTtagaatattgttttaaatgttatattttctgataagcacatgagaaaaacagtttattttctttttaatttatctatttgtaACCCTCAACTTTAGCCTATGCTCATGGAAACCGAAAGcaaatgttctttgaatggtGTCTTGTTTCAGTGGAACCTCAGAATTCCGCAAAAAATATCCTATGGCAAATCTTAATATGTATGGCAAAGTATAGACACTCAGGAGAAATTAAGGATGATAATAACCCTATTAATTGGAATTCTGAGAAATGCCTTTACAATCTTTTAAGCTTAGAAAAATCTCAGCATCCTTTGTTAAAGGACATTGAGtgagattttgcttttttaactACTACACATCTATAAACAatcaagctttcttttcttttctttttttttagtgaggaagattgaccctgagctaacatctgttgccaatcttccacttctttttctctccccaaagccccagtacatagttgtatatcctagtcataGGTCATTCtcattcttctatgtgggatgctgccacatcatcacttgatgagcagtgtgtaggtccatgcccaggatcggaactggcgaatgCGGGCCGCtacagcagagcatgcaaacttaaccactgccacggagccagccctcaACAATCAAACGTTTTTGTAGATAGCATCACTGGTAGAATATATGATGATTCTATGGAAAAATTGACATACAGTTCTTTTCTGCAAACACTATACAAAGTGCTTTTATGAGTTGCTTTATGTTTTTACTGCAATGTAGTGATGTGCAATGGTTTAACAGTCCTTCTATCTCCAAATTTGGAATCATGACAGAAATGTCTCATTTAAAGGAAAATCTCATTTAGTTGGGTATGAAAAATTACTACTAAAGAGAAGGACTTCAGTTTGAATGTGGAAACAAGGCTGACTAAGTCCTCCTAGCACTCTGAGTCAGAGTTGATTAAGTCTCCACCTGACAGGTGGGAAAAGATGCTATTTCTGAGAAGCCAGGATCACTCCTGAACTTTGGGCATCTCAGAGAAAATGGGATTTCATCCACAGTCATAGGCACTGCAAACAAAACTCTGAGGAGGAGAGTCAGGGCAGGGTTCTCCCAAGATGTGAGCGTGGCAATAAAACTACTTCTGGTTATAATAGAAATGATGAGAATTATGACCTTATAGGCTAAAGCCTTCCAGACAGATGTGAACTCTCCAGTCTTAAAATCAAAAGACCTTCGTTTTGTTACCTCCACAAAAAGGAGGTCATTAAGTCTTAATCCTAAAAGAGGCCAAATAGAAGAGACATACAACTAATGATACTGAATTAGAACTTTTCTGAAAAATCTTATTTGGTCAATTCTGTACCTTAGGAGTAGGAATTGTGTAGGAAAAATGTTCCAAATATTGGAAATAAGGCAAAATTGTGCTTGCTTGATTATTTAATTAATACCATACctgaatattttcttataatcctgcCTGATCACAATCTGAGTGTTTTAGGGATTGTAATTTGACTAAAAAGAACCCAGCCAACCCTAGACTATTAGAGGTTAATTTGTAGAAAGCTGATAAGGTGTTATGGCTTTGCTTTTTCTCTGGTAAAGAAGATAGTGCCAAGGTTATGATTTTATTGCCCTGTAGTACATTAACCATTTTGAATCTCTAACAGCAATTTTTCCTGACTACACAcatttttgttttgcaaatatttttggaatcaagtttcttgccttcttcctggttccctcattaatgaGTTTGATAAGACTTTGAAAAGTCTAACGTAAGTTTCTCTCAGAATTAGGCTTTTGAGTGGAAACGCTGAAACAACAATGGAAGGCTCATTATAAATATATCTGGGCTCAGATAAAGGCCCCAAACACACAGAGAACAGGTCTGATAAACCATGCCACTGTTGCTGCCCCACCGCTTCTAGATGTTGCTGTTTGCTCTGTTGTTAGAAACTAGACTTTGCTGCAAGCACTACTGAAGACACTTCTAAGCCACTTCTGCTCTAGGAACTTCACCTTTTTTACCACAGCTTTCTCCAAAGTCACTTCTTCTGTCACCTCTGCCAGTGAAATGAGTGCAGAGATGCCCATTTCCTCCTGTTGCCGAGTTTTGAATTGAAGTCTAAGGTGGATGAATTTGAGTGGTGTATTTAGGTCCCATATTTGTGCCCTAGCTTCAAAGAAGGCCAGGGGAAGTGAGTTTTCTGATTTCTACTATGGGGAGGCAGCACTCATGAGGCGGGGGaaattttacagtattttaaagatgttcaaATCTGATGGGCAgccagaaaacataactaatgtcCATACATGGAATGTGAGGTGCTATGTGGAGCGGCTGCCGTGGATAAGTGCTCTGGTTTGTGGGCTATATTGGTGATTTTTAAAGCCTGGGTAACCCACAGACTCACATGagataataaaatgattgtttttgttttaagccactaaatttagaAGTGGTTtgctacacagcaatagatagcCGAAACATAGagtatggtatatattttttgtgtGGTCTGGCTTCTTCACTCAATAAATCTAtgagatttatccatattatTGCATTATCAATAGTTCATTAATATACATTGCTTttatagtattccactgtatgaatacactacattttattcatccatttactgATGAGGAACTATTTTGttaaaccatttgagagtaatCTGTGGACATTATGACATTTCACCCCTAAATCGTTTGGCATGTGTGttttaagaacaaggacatttcTCCtaaataaccacaataccatCATCATCCCTCAAGACAGTTCAAATTGATGCAACGTTATCAAATTCACGGTCCGTATTCAAACTTCCCCTATTGTCCCAGTAATGcccaatagtaaatatttattattttaaggtgcTAAGTTTTGGTGTTATTTGTTACACaccaatagataactaatacagtggGTATgagcagcaatagataaccaagGCAATGGGTCTGCTTCTTCCAGCAAAGATATTCAGGGGGATTTTGTGATTCATAGTCCTCAGACTTCTCTGTGTCTGCTCGTATGTCCCCATTTCCGATCTCAGGGTCCAAATCCATCCCAACCAGCAGCCTTACTTTACCATAAGGGACCCTATGGGGTTCGGTAGTTAACAGTGTTGTACAGCCTCACAACCCTTATCATCAGACTCTAGGCTTGATCCTCATCTGTGTCTGTGCTGGGTTGTAGGAGAAAAGATATCTTTAAAACTGCTGTagtggcttttaaaattttgcattcaTGTCTTGAGTCTGgtttaaaagcttttaatttattcttttatctatGTATGCTCTCTAGGGCAGTCTGAAGCAGCCAGCTTATGAAGTAGGGACGAAAACCTCAACTGAACACCTAGCATCTGCCTGGTACCTATCCTAGTCTAAAATCTTGTGGCATGTTACTTTGGACGTGGGGTTAGTCCAACACTTCGGTAATGATGATTCAGCTGTGCTAATTGGTTAGGACTGAGTCCATTTCCTTCCTTAAcacttctgccacattcatcTTGAAGTTTCACCTTGAGCCTGGTGATGGCTAATTCTATgcatcaacttggctaggctatgttACCCAGATATTTTAGCACCAGTCTAGATGTCTCTGTGAAGGTAttcagatgagattaacatttaaattcgtagattttgagtaaagctgattaccctccataatgtggcgGGCcttccaatcagttgaaggccttaagagaaaaagaatgaagtcctcTGAGGAAGatggaattctgcctccagactgccttcGGACTTGAGCTacaacatcaactcttccctgggtctcctgcCTGCCCTGTGCATTTTGAACTTGCCAGCCACCACAATCACACAAGCCAATTCCTTCAagtaaatttctctctctctatacatcctattggttctgtttctctatagaaccctgactaatacatttCCTAGAGAAATCTACTCTCTTCTATGTCAACATAGTTTAGATTAAAAATGAACTCCATACTTCATTTCTGAGTTTCTGAGAGCATATATTCTGTATTACACATACTTATGCTACACATAGAACTCTGTCATAAACACTGCTGGGTAAACTTGAATATTGTTGAACCAATTTCCCATGCGTCTGAATAAGCCCAatggaatttaaacatttttcattttacaatgtATGCCCATAATCAGCCGAGTTAAGAATTTGGTAAAGAGGACCAAAGATAAGCCACATATTCTGGTTTGTTATATAAAATAGAACATATTTATTAGTTGTAAAagatttagaataaaaaaaatacatatgcattGGAGAGAGATGCTGCAATGTAGGAAGGAATCTAAATATTCTTAATTCTTATCCTCCGTTTCTAAATCCTGACCTTCAATCGAACAGTTTAACTATATTCCCTGTCTGTTTAGTTGGATGGAAAAATGgagaattatataatatttgtcctgGAAGTGTAGGAGACATTCCTCTTAGACCTATGATTTTCTTTGAGTCATTGCTTTTGAAAAGTCTTAGATGGAAATCGTAGAATTAATTATATTCCTCAGTTCACGAGACATGGTCATCATTGGTCCATAGAAAAtcttctctgtgtttgttattatttctttctttttatccacATTTTCTACTTCCAATTTCCTTCTCCTCACTAAAGGCAACCATTCTACTGTGttttgcatgtatctttttgttATATGTATTCTTGCAAAATGTGTATCGTTTTGTGTGTATTTACTGTTTATTTAAAGTGAGTGGCTTTGTGCTAAATAGATTACTCTgttacttgtttgttttccttaacCCTCTGGTTTAAAGATCCATCCACATTACTATGTGTACATTTTAATGCATTACTTTTAACTTCTTCACGGTACTCCAGGTTGTGCATTCACAacatttttcctcccttctctctggtAGACATGAAGATTGCCTCTGTCTCCCTGCCACcacaaatacttagaaataacaTCCTCAACATCTTCATACAAGTCTCCTCACGGGCCTGCGAGACAgttgggtggggatggggggtgggggggtagaGGGGTGGGGGATGTTGTGTATTCCTGGGAGTGGAACTGTTGGATCCTAGAATGTTTTTCACTTACTTTGATCAAGTATCACAGAATTCTTTCCAGAATGGCTACACCAGTTTATATTTTCACCAGCACAGCAGGAGGCTTCCTTCATCCCTATTTCCTCACTGACATTTGGCATTATCTAACTCTCAAATCAAATCACCTGCGATTATATGTGGCATTAGGTCAAGATCtggttttacttttctttatatattgaaCTCTCTTTTTCTAATAACACCTATTAAATAATCCATAATTTTCCCATTGATTTATGGTGCTAGCCTCATTGTATATTAGgttcacacacatatatgtgtgtgtgtgtgtgtgtcagctcTCTATTTCCATACCTCGTTTTGGAATTCTGTTTCCTTGTCAAgttctctttttgaaaaataactattgGATTTATAGTGTGTCTTTTTTATACTTATAGATCCATAGAATGTCTTCATGTTTCTGAAGACAGGTATCCCCTTTATCTTGCTCTTTTTTAAAGGTTTGCTTAGCTATTTGAGGACTTTATTCtatcatacatattttataataaattcataaatttccttaaaaaagatCAAATGGAGTTCCAATTGAGATTACACTCAAAGATTAATTTGCGAGGACAACTGATATGCCCCATCTGTGATCCCATCCAAGAACAGAAAATGACTCTCCATTATTGAAATCATATTCAATGActtttttagagttttatatttttctatgaattCTTAATTACGTTACTCACTGGACACTTTATAgctttttggttattataaatgatttctaatttttatttatttattataataagcaatataataatatattatattatgaatattatatatgttatatattacatataatatatattataataaataaataatttttaaaattatttcttactgGTTATTCTGGTGTAGGGAAATGCTGTTAACTTTTGTAAGTTGCTCTTATTGCTGAAAACTTTGATAAATTCCTCTGTTATTTGAATAGTTTGCTCTTCTGCTGGTGTTGTTTTTCCAAGCAGACGATGATATGATCTGCAAATAACAATAGTTTTATCCaatcttctcatttctctttcttcccttatgCATTAGTCTGAACTTCAGCGCTGTGTAAACTAATAATTATATCGGGTATTCTTGTCTTGGGCACCTAAGATTTTTCCATTAGGTATACTGCTTGTTATGGATTTTTTGGACTATAACCTTTACCAAGATGAGAAAGTTTTGATTCCTGCTTCCTTAACTTTTTTCAGAAATCAAAAATGgacatttaactttaaaaaatgccttcTATTAATTGAGAAAAgcagatgatttttcttttttaatctgtgaATATGGCAAATCATAGCATTATTTGTTATTATATCGATGCGCCCTTGTGTTCTAAGGattttccatttgattttgatatattattattatttttaatactgttgaattcagtttgcaaataattatttatttttttccatctatgttcaagGTGAAATGGGCCTATTATTGTCTTTTCTTGAATTTTCCATACTTCAATTTGGAATCAAGATTATGACAGCCTGATAAAATTAGCTGagcagcttttaattttttttctattttctagaaaaaaatgtataagatAGGAGTTGCATGTTTCTGAAATACTTGATGGAATTCACCTGTGAAAACATCTGggcttttaaaacaaatatttttatcagaCGTCATTGAcaactttttccatttcttcaataTTTATTGGTATAGTCAAATTTTGTATTTCGTCCTGTGCTAATTTTGGTAGATTAATTTTTTCTTGGAATTTACCTATCTCACTGAGGTTTTCAGCTTTATTAGCATATATGTGTTCATAATACCCTTTACTATGTTTCCTATCTCTGTTATATCAGCAGTTCTTCCCCTTTTCATTCTATATTTTAtctactcatttttttctcccctttgttCATGACCAGTCTTGTTCCAAGTCTGAATAtcttacaaatatctttttaagaaGCAGCTTTTGGTTTTGTGAATGTTCACTACATAGCTTTTGATTTCTATTAAGTTGCTTTCTATTCTtatctttataatttcctttcttcttatttctttagGTTTCCTCAACTgctctttttccaaatttttgaggagaatttttacatcatttatttttaacttttcttgttCTAATGAAGGTATCTGAAGCCATAAAATTCTTTCTAAGTACTGttttagctgtgtcccacaaaaTTTGCTATGGAACGTTTTTATCACCACTTCTAAATGAGTTAATTTCCTTTATGACAGCTTTTTAAATCCAtgttatttactaatattttgttagttTGCAAACCATGAGAATATTGGGAATCTTTTTGTTATCAAGTTCTAATTTTATTACAGTATGGCTGCAAAACACAGATTGCTTCAAAGATTCTGATAATTTGGAACTTATCAGAATTTTCTTTATGGCATAATGCATAttctatttcaataaatattctttgtgacttgaaaaattatatacatacacataatcTTTTGGATGGCTTGTTTCTTTTGAATGGATCTTTTGAATCTTTTACTagcttcatttccttctttgctttcacTATTGTGTAGCTCAGAGCTAGTTGTTTTTTATCCAACTATAGCCGGCTGATAAACATGTGTTCTGTTAAACTGGCTGTCTggggaaaaacacaaaaagtCCAGACTTGTAGCACTGCTGGTTTCTGTAGGTGAAATACTTCCACCATGGTCAATATTAAGCTATATCAATGGTTACCAACTGTCTTgcaaaattcctaaatatttaccatctgcTCTTGTTAGCCAGTAGAATACAGCTCTAGCAAaacaccatttttctttttaaagatattcatgttgtatatttgttttatcccttggcttcttttcttttcttttttttttttttaagattttattattcctttttctccccaaagccccccagtacatagttgtgtatttttagttgtgggtccttctagttgcggcatgtgggatgccacttcaacgtggcctgacgagtggtgccatgtccgcgcccaggattcaaactggcaaaaccctgggccgctgaagtggagcacgtgaactcacccactcggccacgggccagccccttcacttattttcttgactttctctttcccccatttcttcttctccttctttttatattgtgtctGTCCCTATGAGCTGCTACAAACCCTTTTTGGAATGAGGGGCATAAGGACACAATTCTTTgaccaataaaaaaaagatagccttctaattttaaaaggtttaaaaTCTTAGTTTGGTTCTCAGAGTCTTTGCTGTGCTGTTTCGGGCGTGTCACATGCATGTGCAGCTTAGGAGTAACTGCTACTCAGGAGGGCTCATATCTAGAATTAGGGAATCCTCGTCTTCATACTCTTATTCTAGAGATTCCCCTACACTCTCCTGCCCACAAGGGCCCCTTTGCTCGGTTCCTCTAGTGGGAAAGATGGTATTTCTTTTGGAGAGTTAGCTGGGCAGTTTGGCACCTGAGGCCTGACTTCGGGGAAAAGCcctgagaggaaagaggaaaaaaaatatgaaaaccacCTGGGGTGGGTTTCCTCTCCAAGTTTTGACTCTCTTCACAACCCACCtacttttgtttacttttcagaaGCCTCTAGTACTTGCTTCTTGTCTACTTTCCAGAGATTCTCATTGTGATCAGTGGGAGAGACAGGCCcttaaactattattttaaacttcaaaataaattaaatatcatGGCTAGAAAGAACTCAAAGCTCtagtaattttagattttttcccccaaaaccaaACACACACTCCCAAGGGCGCAGGATTGTTTCGAGGTACTTTGAATTTGTATGTGTAGCCTGAGAtccagaaggaaaagcagacagaaGCTTCCTGGGGAGCATACTAGTATTTCTGTTAAATATATCTCTTAACTGCTCACTTATTAGCAAAATGGCATTGAATGTCAGAGCTGTAAACCATCTTAGAAGTcactcagggggctggcccggtggctaaATGGTTAAGTTtccacgctctgctttggtggcccaggatttcgtggttcggatcctgggcgtggacatggcaccgctcatcagaccatgctgaggcgacattccacacagcacaaccagaggcacccacaactggaatatacaactatgtactggggggctttgggagaagaagaagaaaaagaacattggcaatagatcttagctcaggtgccaatctttaacaaaaaaaagaagtcacTCAATACCTTCATTTGACAGAACAGGAAATGAGGGTTCACAGAAGGGGAATAATTTGTCCGTCGATCAGGAAGTACATGGCATAGACAGGACTAGAACTCAGCTTAATAGTGTTACTCAGGCATCTGGTACCCACTTCCTAAGTGTCAATTAATGTGGTGGCATAATTCTTGCAGATGTCCAGGAGGAGACGATATATGAAGCCTGAGGGAATGGAAAGTTTATATGGTGATAAAGTAAGGGCATAGGGTAAAACTAAATCCCAGATCTCAGCTTTCGAACTTGCTTTGTCTTTGGTCAAGTGACTTACTCTTTCTAAGTCTCCCTCTGTTCTTAAATAGAAGTAGTAATAGTACCTATATAAGATTTTTGTTATCCTTGTTTGTTTGGATTCTAAGGGATGAAGTTCATAAACAGTTAGCCAGTGCCTGGCTCAGTAAATGTAGCTTTTGGTTCTTGTTATTATTCTTTGAAATTCACAAACGTTCCCCAAATATTTAAGCATTTATCATGTATTGGTCTCTACTGTGAATGAatgtattatgaaagaaatttctttttccacGAGTTTGCTGGTGCTTCTAGATAACTCTCATGTGGTAGTTGTCGTATCTGCCTATCAGTCTTAGCCTTGAAGGAATGAATCTCCACTCCTCACTTGCACCATCACCCCTTGGGCATCAGaatgagaatttctgttttttctaagACTTCAGAATCACTCAGTACATGATGACCTGTCATGTATAGGACTCTTTCTAGTATACTTCCCCCGCTCCTTCTTCTGGGAAGGATGTTTCAGACCCgggaacaaaggaataaaaagggTGTGCTGACATCTGGGAGGGAAGaagcccacccctccccccagcttcATCTCCCTGAGCACCTGTTTCCCATTGACCATACCAGGTTCTGTTCCCAGAGAGTTTATTACAAACTAAGGAAGGgaagtgtgaggaagattcactcatCATAGAATTTCGGCAGCTCATTGCCCAAAATTACTCGATGGTCCACACCAGCAGCTGTAATAGTGACCAGGTAGATGACACCCCCACTAGAGCCATCCCGGCTCATGGCCAGAGCGATAGCTGTAGAGGGTTTCAagttggagagagggagagagaatgactTAGCTTCAAAAATCTTCTTCCCCTCCTGTTCATACGCCTACTACCACCTTCAGACCTCAAAACCCATCTCCTAGGAAAGCATATTTAGTGGTATGCTGGTaaaccaacttaaaaaaaaaagccttcatgTGTAGCATCTCCTGATGTCTATGGTCTCAGTCCTCCCACTGCAATCGATTTAAAGTTACAAATAGCTTAACAAGCAGCTCACAAATCCTTGAATATTTAACAATCGGCTCGTATGAGCTGGCCCAAACCATCTCCAGCACACCGTCAGTTCTTAGAGACCCATGTATGTTAATTTGGTATACTCAGAACAGCCCTGGTATATGCCTTTTGCCCTGAAGTTCCATTTAGTTAAGCATTTATTCTgcctcctttcactctcaaaagtgttcCCCTTGGACATTAAACTAAATGGTCACCCATGTAttcctctttctgttcctcatactcTACTTCCTTCCCGTGTTTAAAAACCCTCCCCAGGTACCCATCCACTTGGTCAGTTACCATCTGTGGTGAAGCGCCTGCACTCCTCAGGGGACATGCCTTGTTTATATGCTGCATCCACATAACCGTAGATATAGGTGCTGCCAGAGCCACCAATGGCAAAGGGCTGTCGGGTCAACATTCCTCCCAGGGTTCCGTATACCTGAGGGAAGCATCCTTAGGTCAGACTATAGAAGTATCAGTCCTCTCCTTCCAAGTGAGACAAGCAAGTGGTCTCTGCACTCTGCAATGAAACCCCAGTATCTCATATCCCCATTGGTTGAGACTGTACTATGCCTTTAGAGGCACTGTCTTTGGAACTCATTGCTAGAATGACATATGATCTCCACCTCCCTCTACAAGGGAGTGGGGAACCCAAGGGAGGGAGTACAATGGGAGAGACTCACCTGGCCCCCTTCACGTTGGTCCCAGCCAGCTACCATGAGATGTGCAGACAGATCCTCCCGATATTTATAGGTGATATTCCTCACCACATTGGCAGCAGCCAGAACAAGAGGAGGTTCTTCCAGTTCCATCCTGAAGGAAATGTTAGGAAGAGGGGTCAATATAATTTCCTGAGGTTCCACCCTCCTGTGGCATGACCGTCATCCCTGCCAAGTGACACCTGAAACCTGTAGCTGTAATAGTTCAAACTCTAGCTCGCCTCCCACATGCACAGGGGAACAAGAGTCTCATTCCAACAATTGATAAGAAGATTTCAATTGTTCCCCTCCTTTACTCTGTCTCACCCACTCAGCCCCCAGTGATATAACTCTCTTTTGGCTGCAAGGGCCCTGCCCATGTGGGTAAAAGCAGGTAAGCTTTGCTTCCGCCCCAGTGACCTTGGTTTCTCATATGGTAACTGCCTGA
Coding sequences:
- the PSMB9 gene encoding proteasome subunit beta type-9 isoform X2; this translates as MLRAGAPTGDLPRAGEVHTGTTIMAVEFDGGVVVGSDSRVSAGEAVVNRVFDKLSPLHHRIYCALSGSAADAQAVADMAAYQLELHGMELEEPPLVLAAANVVRNITYKYREDLSAHLMVAGWDQREGGQVYGTLGGMLTRQPFAIGGSGSTYIYGYVDAAYKQGMSPEECRRFTTDGFIYRLLLDICKNYATTLIDT
- the PSMB9 gene encoding proteasome subunit beta type-9 isoform X3, whose translation is MAVEFDGGVVVGSDSRVSAGEAVVNRVFDKLSPLHHRIYCALSGSAADAQAVADMAAYQLELHGMELEEPPLVLAAANVVRNITYKYREDLSAHLMVAGWDQREGGQVYGTLGGMLTRQPFAIGGSGSTYIYGYVDAAYKQGMSPEECRRFTTDAIALAMSRDGSSGGVIYLVTITAAGVDHRVILGNELPKFYDE
- the PSMB9 gene encoding proteasome subunit beta type-9 isoform X1 encodes the protein MLRAGAPTGDLPRAGEVHTGTTIMAVEFDGGVVVGSDSRVSAGEAVVNRVFDKLSPLHHRIYCALSGSAADAQAVADMAAYQLELHGMELEEPPLVLAAANVVRNITYKYREDLSAHLMVAGWDQREGGQVYGTLGGMLTRQPFAIGGSGSTYIYGYVDAAYKQGMSPEECRRFTTDAIALAMSRDGSSGGVIYLVTITAAGVDHRVILGNELPKFYDE